The DNA segment CGATTTAGTGACCGCCCCTGAACAATTGGCCTTGTTTGCCAATGCCTTAAAACCAGATCAAATTCTGTCGGCTGGTGTAGTTAATGGCCGTAACGTGTGGGCGGCAGAGGTTGACCTGATTGTCGAGCGTATCGGTAGTGTTGCCCGAGACTTATGCTCACAAGACGGCGCACGCCTTTGGATTGGCACTTCCTGTTCACTGCTTCACAGCCCTGTAGATTTAGAGGTGGAGACGACGCTCACGCCGGCGCTACGTCAGCAGCTCGCGTTTGCTAAGCAAAAGCTGTTGGAGCTGGCTAATGTGCGCCAATTACTGCTGGCGCCTGAGTCCGTCGCGGCCAAAGAGATAGTTAACACTTGTTTGGCACGCCGTGAGGCTAAGGCGCAGGCGGCGGATGCTAAAGTGATCGCCCGTGTCGCTGCACTGACTCAAGCCGACTATGAACGTGTGAGCGAATTTACTGAGCGCCAAGCGGTGCAGCAGCGCAAGTATCGTTTGCCATTGCTGCCAACGACCACGATTGGCTCATTCCCACAAACGCCTGCTATTCGTGGTTTACGTAGCCGTTGGCGCAAAGGGGAGCTAAGCGATGCCCAATATACCGAGCAGTTGCAGCAAGTGACCCGCGATACCATAGATCGTCAGCTCAAACTCGGTATCGATGTGCTAGTTCATGGTGAGGCCGAGCGTAATGACATGGTGGAATACTTCGGCGAGCAGCTCGAAGGCGTGGGCTTTACCAAAAATGGTTGGGTACAGAGTTATGGTTCTCGCTGCGTTAAGCCGCCGTTGATTTATGGTGATGTGAGCCGCCCTAAGGCTATGACGGTTGAGTGGGCCGAATTCGCCCAGAGCCTAACGGACAAACCCGTCAAAGGCATGCTAACGGGTCCAGTGACGATTCTACATTGGTCATTTGCCCGTGAAGATATCAGCCGCGATACCATTGCCACCCAATTGGCGCTAGCGATTCGTGATGAAGTGGTGGATTTACAAAATGCAGGCATTGGCATTATCCAAATTGATGAGCCAGCCTTCCGCGAAGGTCTGCCATTAAAGCAAAGCGAGTGGCAAGCTTACTTAGATTGGGCGGTGAATGCTTTTAAACTCAGTGCGGCAGGTGTTGTGAATGAAACCCAAATCCACACCCATATGTGCTACAGCGAGTTTAACGACACGATTGCGGCCATTGCCGCCATGGATGCGGACGTGATCACCATCGAGACCTCGCGTTCACGCATGGAGCTGCTCAACGCCTTTGAAGATTTTGAATATCCAAATGAAATTGGCCCAGGCGTTTACGATATCCACTCGCCAAATACCCCAAGTGTTGAGGCCATGGTGCACCTTATCGAAAAAGCGGCGCAAAAAGTGCCTGTGCGCCAACTGTGGGTTAACCCCGATTGCGGCCTTAAGACCCGCACTTGGGATGAGGTAGAACCCGCACTGAAGAACATGGTGGATGCGACCCGCGAACTGCGTCGCCGCCTCGGCTAAACGCTGTAAAATCTGCAATTTATGCCTCTTTGGCATAGCGTAAAAAACAGGGATACCTTAGGTATCCCTGTTTTTATTGGCGATTTGAAAAGGCATAGTTGAATGCGCGCTTGAACCTACTTATTCACTGAATTGGGCTTATTCGTTAAACATCATCTCGGGGACATGCTCTGGCACTACAAGTTCACCAGCAGTGAGCTTAATAATCTCCTCGACACTCACGCCGGGGGCGCGTTCGAGCAGATGGAACTTGCCTTCTTTGATTTCGATAAAGGCCAAGTCTGTCAGTACTTTTTTGATACAGCCCTTGCCCGTTAGCGGCAGAGTGCACTCGGTTAATAGCTTAGACTCACCGTGCTTTGAGGCGTGGGTCATGGTCACAATAATATTGTCGGCGCCGGCGACAAGATCCATGGCGCCGCCCATGCCCTTAATTAATTTTCCTGGGATCATATAGGAGGCGATATTGCCCTGAGTATCGACCTCAAAGGCGCCTAATACGGTGAGGTCCACATGGCCGCCGCGGATCATGGCAAAGGACTCGGCCGAGTCGAAGATGGCGGCGCCCCTTGCCATCGTCACAGTCTGCTTGCCGGCATTGATTAAGTCGGCATCGACCTCTTCCATCGTCGGAAAAGGCCCCATCCCTAACAGACCGTTTTCGGATTGCAGCATCACTTCAATGCCTTCGGGAATATAGTTAGCCACCAGTGTGGGGATACCGATGCCAAGATTCACGTAATAGCCATCTTTGAGTTCTTGGGCGACGCGCTGGGCGAGTTGTTCTCTTGAAAGTGCCATAACCAAATCCTATTTGCTGGAGGGGCGGGTAGTCAGTTGCTCGATACGTTTCTCGAAGCTGCCTTGGATAAGCCTATCGACATAGATGCCGGGCGTATGGATTTCATCGGGATCTAATTGACCCGGTTCGACAATTTCCTCCACCTCCACCACGGTTATCTTGCCCGCGGTGGCGGCAAGGGGATTGAAGTTACGGGCAGTTTTGCGAAAGACTAAATTGCCGAAGGTGTCGGCCTTCCAGGCTTTGACTATGGCAAAGTCGCCTGTAATCGATTCTTCAAGAATGTAATGGCGACCATTGAATTCTTTGACTTCTTTACCTATTGCCACGTCAGTCCCATAGCCAGTTGCGGTATAAAAAGCCGGAATGCCCGCGCCCGCCGCACGCATTTTTTCCGCCAGCGTGCCCTGCGGCGTGAGTTCGACTTCCAGTTCGCCAGACATCATCTGCGCCTCGAAGTTGGCATTTTCGCCCACATAGGAGGCGATCATTTTTTTAATCTGTTTATCGAGCAATAAGATCCCAAGTCCGTATTCCGTAGTGCCGCAGTTATTGGAAACGACGGTCAGGTTTTTGGTGCCTTTGTGTTTGATTTCTTTGATTAGATTTTCAGGAATACCGCAAAGGCCAAAGCCGCCCGCAATCACCGTCATCCCATCTTCGAGTCCTGCTAACGCATCGCTGTAGCTGGTAACCACCTTATTCAATCCAGACATGGAGTGCTCTCTTACGCTTGCTGAAAGTGTGGCGCTTACTATTACCCAATTTTTCGAGCGCTCCTATGGTACTAAGGTGCCAAATAAAACCGCGGCCAATTGCCATATTCTAATGGCATTGAGTCTGGGGCATTGGGAATGTGCGCCCCGCCATGCCTGTGTTCAAGGCATGGATAAAGGACTGTGACTGGATTTTAAAGCATCGGGAGACAAGCAATATGGCGGTTGAACACTCAAGCTTAAAGGGCAAGGTAGGGCTGATAACCGGCTCCACCAGTGGAATTGGTTTAGCAACGGCCCATGTGCTGGCGGAGCAAGGCTGCCATCTTATCCTGCACGGCTTAATGCCCGAAGCCGAGGGGCAACGCTTGGCAGCGGAGTTTGCCGAGCAATATCACATCCACACTTTCTTCAGTAACGCCGATCTGCGGGATCCCAAGAACATTCATGCCTTTATGGACGCAGGCGTTAAGGCTTTGGGCAGTATTGATATTTTGGTGAATAACGCCGGTATTCAACACACTGAAAATGTTGCTCATTTCCCGATTGATAAATGGAATGACATTATCGCCATTAACCTGTCCTCGGCCTTTCATACCATTCAACAAGTCGTGCCTGCGATGGCCGAAAAGCGTTGGGGCCGCATTATCAATATCGCTTCGGTGCATGGCTTAGTGGCCTCGGTCAATAAGGCGGCCTATTGTGCGGCTAAACACGGGATTGTCGGTTTAACCAAAGTCGTGGCTATCGAGTACGCCGAGCAGGGGATTACCGTCAATGCGATTTGCCCTGGTTGGGTGGATACGCCGCTGATCAACAAGCAGATTGAGGCTATCGCCAGCAATAAGGGCTTAAGTTACGACGAGGCTAAGTATCAACTCGTCACGGCAAAACAACCCCTGCCAGAGATGTTAGACCCGCGTCAGATTGGTGAGTTTGT comes from the Shewanella seohaensis genome and includes:
- the metE gene encoding 5-methyltetrahydropteroyltriglutamate--homocysteine S-methyltransferase, which produces MQLNSLGFPRIGRRRELKFALEKYWRGESTQAELHEVAKELRRTHWQWQVAAGIEQVPVGDFAFYDQVLTLSATLNAIPDRHRGEGAIDLDTLFRVARGRAPTGTDAPASEMTKYFNTNYHYLVPELKQDQVFSIAYEQFFDEVAEAQALGYQAKPVLLGPVSYLYLAKTVGQDFDKLSLLPNLLKAYADILARFAAQGVTWVQLEEPILALELAADWQVAISEAYQALKTAQVKILLTSYYGSISHHQALVSALPVAGLHLDLVTAPEQLALFANALKPDQILSAGVVNGRNVWAAEVDLIVERIGSVARDLCSQDGARLWIGTSCSLLHSPVDLEVETTLTPALRQQLAFAKQKLLELANVRQLLLAPESVAAKEIVNTCLARREAKAQAADAKVIARVAALTQADYERVSEFTERQAVQQRKYRLPLLPTTTIGSFPQTPAIRGLRSRWRKGELSDAQYTEQLQQVTRDTIDRQLKLGIDVLVHGEAERNDMVEYFGEQLEGVGFTKNGWVQSYGSRCVKPPLIYGDVSRPKAMTVEWAEFAQSLTDKPVKGMLTGPVTILHWSFAREDISRDTIATQLALAIRDEVVDLQNAGIGIIQIDEPAFREGLPLKQSEWQAYLDWAVNAFKLSAAGVVNETQIHTHMCYSEFNDTIAAIAAMDADVITIETSRSRMELLNAFEDFEYPNEIGPGVYDIHSPNTPSVEAMVHLIEKAAQKVPVRQLWVNPDCGLKTRTWDEVEPALKNMVDATRELRRRLG
- a CDS encoding 3-oxoacid CoA-transferase subunit B, with amino-acid sequence MALSREQLAQRVAQELKDGYYVNLGIGIPTLVANYIPEGIEVMLQSENGLLGMGPFPTMEEVDADLINAGKQTVTMARGAAIFDSAESFAMIRGGHVDLTVLGAFEVDTQGNIASYMIPGKLIKGMGGAMDLVAGADNIIVTMTHASKHGESKLLTECTLPLTGKGCIKKVLTDLAFIEIKEGKFHLLERAPGVSVEEIIKLTAGELVVPEHVPEMMFNE
- a CDS encoding CoA transferase subunit A, which produces MSGLNKVVTSYSDALAGLEDGMTVIAGGFGLCGIPENLIKEIKHKGTKNLTVVSNNCGTTEYGLGILLLDKQIKKMIASYVGENANFEAQMMSGELEVELTPQGTLAEKMRAAGAGIPAFYTATGYGTDVAIGKEVKEFNGRHYILEESITGDFAIVKAWKADTFGNLVFRKTARNFNPLAATAGKITVVEVEEIVEPGQLDPDEIHTPGIYVDRLIQGSFEKRIEQLTTRPSSK
- a CDS encoding 3-hydroxybutyrate dehydrogenase — encoded protein: MRPAMPVFKAWIKDCDWILKHRETSNMAVEHSSLKGKVGLITGSTSGIGLATAHVLAEQGCHLILHGLMPEAEGQRLAAEFAEQYHIHTFFSNADLRDPKNIHAFMDAGVKALGSIDILVNNAGIQHTENVAHFPIDKWNDIIAINLSSAFHTIQQVVPAMAEKRWGRIINIASVHGLVASVNKAAYCAAKHGIVGLTKVVAIEYAEQGITVNAICPGWVDTPLINKQIEAIASNKGLSYDEAKYQLVTAKQPLPEMLDPRQIGEFVLFLCSSAARGITGASLAMDGAWTAQ